From the genome of Delphinus delphis chromosome 8, mDelDel1.2, whole genome shotgun sequence, one region includes:
- the APLNR gene encoding apelin receptor isoform X2, producing MEEGGDFDNYYGVDNQSECEYADWKSSGALIPAIYMLVFLLGTTGNGLVLWTLFRSSREKRRSADIFIASLAVADLTFVVTLPLWATYTYRDYDWPFGAFACKLSSYLIFVNMYASVFCLTGLSFDRYLAIVRPVANARLRLRTIAGHFRKERIEGLRKRRRLLSIIVVLVLTFALCWTPYHLVKTLYMLGSLLHWPCDFDIFLLNVFPYCTCISYVNSCLNPFLYAFFDLRFRQACASVLCWGQSRCGGASHSSSGEKSASYSSGHSQGPGPGSGKGGEPTQEKSIPYSQETLVVD from the exons ATGGAGGAAGGTGGCGATTTCGACAACTACTACGGGGTGGACAACCAGTCTGAGTGTGAGTACGCGGACTGGAAGTCCTCGGGGGCCCTCATCCCTGCCATCTACATGCTGGTGTTCCTGCTGGGCACCACGGGCAACGGCCTGGTGCTCTGGACCCTGTTTCGCAGCAGCCGCGAGAAGAGGCGCTCGGCTGACATCTTCATCGCCAGCCTGGCGGTGGCCGACCTGACTTTCGTGGTGACCCTGCCGCTGTGGGCCACCTACACGTACCGGGACTACGACTGGCCCTTCGGGGCGTTCGCCTGCAAGCTCAGCAGCTATCTCATCTTTGTCAACATGTACGCCAGCGTCTTCTGTCTCACCGGCCTCAGCTTCGACCGCTACCTGGCCATCGTGAGGCCCGTGGCCAACGCCCGGCTGCGGCTGCGG ACCATCGCCGGCCACTTCCGCAAGGAGCGCATCGAGGGCCTGCGGAAGCGGCGCCGGCTTCTGAGCATCATCGTGGTGCTGGTGTTGACGTTCGCCCTGTGCTGGACGCCCTACCACCTGGTGAAGACGCTCTACATGCTGGGCAGCCTGCTGCACTGGCCCTGCGACTTCGACATCTTCCTCCTGAACGTTTTCCCCTACTGCACCTGCATCAGCTACGTCAACAGCTGCCTCAACCCCTTCCTCTACGCCTTCTTCGACCTGCGCTTCCGCCAGGCCTGCGCCTCCGTGCTCTGCTGGGGACAGAGCAGGTGCGGGGGAGCCTCCCACAGCAGCAGTGGGGAGAAGTCGGCCAGCTACTCCTCCGGGCACAGCCAGGGGCCCGGCCCCGGCAGCGGGAAGGGCGGAGAGCCGACGCAGGAGAAATCCATCCCCTACAGCCAAGAGACCCTCGTGGTTGACTAG
- the APLNR gene encoding apelin receptor isoform X1: MEEGGDFDNYYGVDNQSECEYADWKSSGALIPAIYMLVFLLGTTGNGLVLWTLFRSSREKRRSADIFIASLAVADLTFVVTLPLWATYTYRDYDWPFGAFACKLSSYLIFVNMYASVFCLTGLSFDRYLAIVRPVANARLRLRVSGAAATAVLWALAALLAVPVMVFRSTGTILHVENSTRVQCFMDYSMVAGPSSEWAWEVGLGVSSTAVGFVVPFIVMLTCYFFIAQTIAGHFRKERIEGLRKRRRLLSIIVVLVLTFALCWTPYHLVKTLYMLGSLLHWPCDFDIFLLNVFPYCTCISYVNSCLNPFLYAFFDLRFRQACASVLCWGQSRCGGASHSSSGEKSASYSSGHSQGPGPGSGKGGEPTQEKSIPYSQETLVVD, encoded by the coding sequence ATGGAGGAAGGTGGCGATTTCGACAACTACTACGGGGTGGACAACCAGTCTGAGTGTGAGTACGCGGACTGGAAGTCCTCGGGGGCCCTCATCCCTGCCATCTACATGCTGGTGTTCCTGCTGGGCACCACGGGCAACGGCCTGGTGCTCTGGACCCTGTTTCGCAGCAGCCGCGAGAAGAGGCGCTCGGCTGACATCTTCATCGCCAGCCTGGCGGTGGCCGACCTGACTTTCGTGGTGACCCTGCCGCTGTGGGCCACCTACACGTACCGGGACTACGACTGGCCCTTCGGGGCGTTCGCCTGCAAGCTCAGCAGCTATCTCATCTTTGTCAACATGTACGCCAGCGTCTTCTGTCTCACCGGCCTCAGCTTCGACCGCTACCTGGCCATCGTGAGGCCCGTGGCCAACGCCCGGCTGCGGCTGCGGGTGAGCGGGGCCGCGGCCACGGCCGTCCTGTGGGCGCTGGCCGCCCTCCTGGCCGTGCCGGTCATGGTGTTCCGCTCCACCGGCACCATCCTGCACGTGGAGAACAGCACCAGGGTGCAGTGCTTCATGGACTACTCCATGGTGGCCGGCCCGAGCTCCGAGTGGGCCTGGGAGGTGGGCCTGGGCGTCTCGTCCACCGCCGTGGGCTTCGTGGTGCCCTTCATCGTCATGCTCACCTGCTATTTCTTCATCGCCCAGACCATCGCCGGCCACTTCCGCAAGGAGCGCATCGAGGGCCTGCGGAAGCGGCGCCGGCTTCTGAGCATCATCGTGGTGCTGGTGTTGACGTTCGCCCTGTGCTGGACGCCCTACCACCTGGTGAAGACGCTCTACATGCTGGGCAGCCTGCTGCACTGGCCCTGCGACTTCGACATCTTCCTCCTGAACGTTTTCCCCTACTGCACCTGCATCAGCTACGTCAACAGCTGCCTCAACCCCTTCCTCTACGCCTTCTTCGACCTGCGCTTCCGCCAGGCCTGCGCCTCCGTGCTCTGCTGGGGACAGAGCAGGTGCGGGGGAGCCTCCCACAGCAGCAGTGGGGAGAAGTCGGCCAGCTACTCCTCCGGGCACAGCCAGGGGCCCGGCCCCGGCAGCGGGAAGGGCGGAGAGCCGACGCAGGAGAAATCCATCCCCTACAGCCAAGAGACCCTCGTGGTTGACTAG